ATGATGCAGACATCAAAAACGCTGACTTTACAAAATTATAACACACACAGTAAAAGCCAACCACTAAAAGCATCTACCTGTAACAAATCTTAGGAAATGACAGGTCTTATGACATAAGATTTTaatggacaaaacaaaacaaacatgataTTACGTACAGTACAGAGCTCCACTGGAATAGGCACCAGCAGTTTTTGCCTGAGTGCATTGTTAAGCTCCTTGGCCAAGATAAGAACCACAATGGACACAACACCGACCAACACAGTTGGAAGATGAGTCTCCGGCAACAGTGTAAACAAGTCTGCTAAAGTCTGCATGGAGATTTGACAAATCAATGTTTAATAATGCATTAGTCTGCATGCATTGAGCCATATACATCAAATACATCTGTGTGTTTAATTGCACTCACATAGATTACAGATAGAGGTCCATTGAAGCGTTTGGGTGAGACTCCGATGATGTGCTTTAACTGGGCTACTACAGCATGAACAGTGGCTGCCGTTGTATAGCCTCTGACCAGCGGCTCTGAAAGATACGTGCCCACAAAGCCAAACTGCACCAACCCAAATACAACCTAAGAGAACACAAAATTGGAGTCCCAACAGAGCAAttattataaatgcaaaatggtAACTATGTAATTATATAGATGCACACAATGCAAATATAAGTCTATTAGTTTGCGTTGGTGGGTATTTACAGACCTGAATAAGACCTCCGAGCACAGTGGTGGCCGCTGCAACCTGTACTCTATATAGGTCTCTAGATACAATATCCACCTCTTCAGTCACATTTGTGCCATCAAAAACAAGGAAATTTGCATCAGGGGCGAGTCTCTCTGTCACACTACCAATCATAATACTGAGGATGGTAAACGTGCCTATgatacacacataaacacataaacaagtGCTGGAATACTGCATGAGATCAAAACACATATAGGTCATATAAATCAATTGacatgacaatttccatgaaTATTCCATCAATAAAAGAAGGACAGTTTTGCTCCCACCTATGGAATTGTGTCTGGAAgttccaaaaataaaatatattaatggTGGATAGAGGGAAGTGTAAAGTCCAAACACTGGAGGCAAAGAAGCCAGCAACGCATAGGCCATtcctaaaacatacaaacatgaatGCATTAAACAAGTTATCTTAAGTTATTGACAAAACAATAGTCCAGATGTGTGCTCTTACCTTGTGGAAGGTGCATGATGCCCACACTGATGCCAGAGATGAGGTCTGGCATGCCATAATCCCAGATGGAATAGCGTGGCAACCACGACAAAATGGGCAAAAAACCAACTATGTTACGTTTCAGTCTGGGTACAGAACAACTAAAAAAGAGATGGGAGATAAACAGATACTTCATAAGCAAGTATATAAACAATGCTGActtatttcattttcacatGTTAGTTTACCTGAGGGATTTTTTTAGTCTATTGTGGATGGGAATGTTGGTTTGGGAGTAGTCCAGTCTCTGAGATAACTCCTTCAGCCTCTCTTCATCTATAACCTCTCTCTGTATACGATACCCTACGTGTCCTGAGTCCATTTCTCTTTTTAATGTATATGCTATATTTCCTTTAAATGGTCTATCAAGTTAATAGATCAAGACCTGAAAATTACAAACTactttatacaaaaaataaatctggATCGGTAGTTGCTGATATACcttcattctaaacctgtgtgAGATATTTAAAGGGGGGATAATGGGGTTGGTCTGTACAAAAAGAGGTGGTGTTTTCTTCCAATTATTAACTTGAGAATgactaataataaaacattattttgataaatacacacaacaaacaaagacattGTAAAAGTAACTCCAATGTGCATCTATGTgtattttacataataaaaaatacaaatcctTAAACTGAAAAATATCTTGAATATAGTCTGATTTTACTGGCAATGCTGACTCAGTCTTTCCTCCAGTTAGTATTAGTTAGTCGTATCCGCTACTTTTGGAACTCCAGGGTCAATTTTAATGGAAAGTTTTATAGTTCCAGTTGAAATTTCCGTTGTGATGCGCAGTACAAATTGATGACAACAGGAAGTTTTGACATCAGTCATTCATAAATAATCAACACAATCATTGCAGTCCTTAAATTGCTTAAAAATTGGAAGGTGGTGCAAAGGGTTGAAGGTTAAGTGTCTTTCTTTTGTGGTTAATAATTATTAAGTCGTCTAAAGTTAGGCCTCTTGACATTTTAATCCTGTTTTTACCCAGCCCACACAAAAATACGAGTTCACCGCAAAACGAGGATTTAAACCAGATgtattttacacatttgtgtATTTGGCACATTTATCCCAGGCATAAGCAAACCTGTGTGGTTGTGGCACAAaacgttttatattttattctctGTATAGCTTTAAAATAGCATTGCACCTCATGAAGTTTCAAAAGCAAGTCTTGCATTTGCACATGCCAATTAATGTATTGAATTGTTTTCTCTGCATGTATATGGATCTATACAAGCACATTGTGTCTATAAGCACAAAGCCGTacttctaaaataaaacattaagaaTTTGCATAGAGCTAAGTTTTTCCCTTAGCATTCACGTAATGTATAATACAAAATTCATATCATTAAAAGTTTTCTGCAAACTGCTCTTTTACTCTTAAGTATTCCCATATTTATTAAAAGCAACATCCATTCCAAAAGAAACAGTTAAGGTGCATTACTCTGCACTAAGGAACAAATGTTTACACATAGATTGTGCTGTCACTTTAAAAGAATGATGGGGTGAAATTTGACCTCGGTGCTTCAGAGGGCCTTACCTCAGATTATCATAGAAACACTTAAATATAAACACTGTAGGAAAGTTACCGttcaaaatgtcaaaaacaGCCTTCTGTGCAGGCTTACATAAGCATGTTCCATTTCCTAGATACAAGAATATTAGTTTCATAGTTCATGTCTCTCCCTTTGGCGGTTTGACAAGTCATGGTCTATAATTAGCTCTGTTGCTTAGCGGGGATGGTCATGGAAGGTTGAGTACACAGAGCCCTCTCCCTGTGTTTACTGTCAGAAGCAGAGCAGTGTGTTTGCGTCGAGTGTGGCTAATGGACAAATGGTTGCCCGAGGCCAGAAACCATAGGAAGCGAGCGATCTGGTACGATTCACTGATGCATGTTCTAATATAACGCAACAGACCTGCATGTTTGCCTCACTGCTGCCAATACTGTAACTGATACGACATTGAAAAGTCAGACTCATTTAAGCATTGACTTTTAGAGCATGCTAAAACTCCAAAATAATGTTATTTGACAAGAGTACATTTTAAAGAGGGGTAaagttcatgttttattattggGGTATGAAAACAACAGCACTAATAACATAACATATTGTTAAAAAGGTATAGTGCCATCAGACTTGCATTAGCTAATATTCACTTTTATCTCCTCAGAGCCTCCAGGATGTGTTTTACCCAAGTctgaagctttaaaaaaaacactgaaatggatCTGAGAGCCAAGCATGGTTTGATGCTGTTGGAACAGCTAAACCGCATGCGGGAGGCCGAGCAGTTAACCGACGTGGTTCTGATAGCTGAGGGTGTCAGCTTCCCGTGTCACCGCGCAGTGCTGTCCGCATTCAGCCCCTACTTTCGCGTAATGTTCACCTGCGGCCTGCGCGAGTGCACCAACCGTCAGGTGGTACTAAGAGACATGCCTGCACAAAGTTTGGCCCTTCTTCTGGAATACATGTACAGCTCCAATCTTCCTCTCACTGCAGCCAATGTGCAGGGGATCTCTGTTGCTGCGTTTCTCCTACAGATGGATGACGTGTTCAGCCGTTGTCAGACCTACATGATTGACAAAATGGATATGTCCAACTGCCTGGGCATCTATTACTACGCCCGGGACCTGGGGGCGGAGGAGTTGGCTGACCAGGCTCAACGCTACCTGCGGCAACACTTTACCGAAGTGTGTCTCAACGAGGAGGTGCTGGAGTTGGAGGCACACCAGCTAGGGGCGCTGCTCGGCTCGGACGACCTAAACGTTTCACGGGAAGAGAGCATTTTGGATGTGGTGATGCGTTGGGTGAAGCACCGCCCTTGCGATGTGGGGTCAGAGGTGGAGAACCGTGCCAGGCACCTTCCAGAACTCTTAAAGAAAGTACGTCTTGCATTGATTGGTGTAGATTACTTAAAGGGGACATTGAAACGAAACACAGTGCTCCTAGCTGATGCTGAATGTCTGGAGATGATGGAGCAGGCGGTGGAAACAACAAGCATGGATTCAGATGCTCCACCTCGCAGACTGAAACTGCGTTATGGGATGGAGACCACAGATCTTTTACTGTGCATCGGTAATGACGGCGGAGGGATACGCTCGCGGTATGGAAGCTACTCCGAGCGCAGCTTCTGTTACGCTCCCAACACCACTCGAACACTTTTCATTACCTCACCACGGTATGGTGATGCACTTGGATGCGTCTGTGCCGGGGTGGTGACCGAGAGGAATCAAATTATCGTGGCAGGAGAGCTTGGAGCTCGAAGGATGgcgagacagaaagaaagaaacgtCGAGATTTTCATGTGAGGCTTCTGCAGGAGAAAATGACTGTAATACAGTAATACTCCAAATGCTTTCAAACTGTACATTTGAGTTTCTGTCTACATTACAAACTTTTTTATTgttcaaacttttaaaaaatactcaaaatgttttattgtgatgTACTCTATCTAGTTTAAATTTTTGctgtgctttttttttttaggtacAACAAGGAAGCCCAGGGTAGCTGGAAACACTTGAGTTCAGCAGAATATCGTGACTCTTATGCCCTTAGCTCTCTGGGAGACAACTTGTATCTAATTGGTGGTCAGATGAAGCTGAAGAATCAGTTCCTCTTCACTAATAGTGTCGAACGCTGGTCTCTGCATGGTGGGCCTTGGCGTAGTGCTGCCCCCCTGCCCATGCCACTTGCCTATCACCGTGTAGTTCGGATGAAAGGCCGCTTGTATGTGCTCGGGGGACGAACCCCACAGGTAAACTCCAAGAGTGCAAACTGATTATCTTCATATTGTAGTACATATTGTGGACTAAAGAAAGTaatcaattaaaataattttaaaaatgaaggatatgaaaaatgaatgcaaacttGTATGCCGTAACAGCACAGGTGCTGTCTTCATGATgtgtcaaaacacacacaaacaaacaacgaTCACAGTGACTGAGCCCGTTTATTGCATTCTCCCTTCTCTGTTTTTCTGTACTGCACCTGCTCTGCCATGTCTCATGAACGACAGTCATACCGCACAGATGACGAGCCTGACCGTATGAGTAACCGACTGCTTGAATATGATCCAGAAACCAACAAGTGGAGTGAACTCGGTCCAATGAGATATTCAAAATACCGTTGCAGTGCAGTCGCACTCAATGGGGAAATCTATGTACTCGGTGAGAATTTCAGAAACAGTGTAAATGTCAAAAATATGCACtcctttttatctttatttatctGAAGATACTCTTACAGTAGCTTTAAAGACAATTTGAAACTTGTGGGATTATGTCTGCAAAGGGTAGGGTTACCTTGTTA
The Triplophysa rosa linkage group LG7, Trosa_1v2, whole genome shotgun sequence genome window above contains:
- the kbtbd12 gene encoding kelch repeat and BTB domain-containing protein 12, yielding MDLRAKHGLMLLEQLNRMREAEQLTDVVLIAEGVSFPCHRAVLSAFSPYFRVMFTCGLRECTNRQVVLRDMPAQSLALLLEYMYSSNLPLTAANVQGISVAAFLLQMDDVFSRCQTYMIDKMDMSNCLGIYYYARDLGAEELADQAQRYLRQHFTEVCLNEEVLELEAHQLGALLGSDDLNVSREESILDVVMRWVKHRPCDVGSEVENRARHLPELLKKVRLALIGVDYLKGTLKRNTVLLADAECLEMMEQAVETTSMDSDAPPRRLKLRYGMETTDLLLCIGNDGGGIRSRYGSYSERSFCYAPNTTRTLFITSPRYGDALGCVCAGVVTERNQIIVAGELGARRMARQKERNVEIFMYNKEAQGSWKHLSSAEYRDSYALSSLGDNLYLIGGQMKLKNQFLFTNSVERWSLHGGPWRSAAPLPMPLAYHRVVRMKGRLYVLGGRTPQSYRTDDEPDRMSNRLLEYDPETNKWSELGPMRYSKYRCSAVALNGEIYVLGGIGCEGVDRGQSRHCLNVVEIYNPDGDFWRDGPPLPYSLLSLRSNASNAGVVDGKLYICGYYKGADRHDIITKDILQLDPWENVWTVVVKQALMHDSYDVCLVANMNPRGLMPPPADLVDE